In one Papilio machaon chromosome 15, ilPapMach1.1, whole genome shotgun sequence genomic region, the following are encoded:
- the LOC123721735 gene encoding histone-lysine N-methyltransferase SETMAR-like produces MDAIFEKVEQDWHISSYDVAEELGIEHKTVLAHLKENGYTKKLDIWVPHELSERNLMNRVLICDSLLRRNETEPFLKKLITGDEKWITYDKNVRKSSWSKAGQASQTVAKPGLTRNKVMLCVWWDWKGIIHYELLPPDRTIDSELLRTTDKIKARS; encoded by the coding sequence ATGGATgctatttttgaaaaagtgGAGCAAGATTGGCATATCAGTAGTTACGACGTAGCTGAAGAACTGGGAATTGAACACAAAACAGTTTTGGCGCATTTGAAAGAAAATGGGTACACAAAAAAGCTCGATATTTGGGTACCTCACGAGCTCTCTGAAAGAAACCTAATGAACCGTGTACTCATTTGTGATTCTTTATTACGACGTAATGAGACCGAACCATTTTTGAAGAAATTGATAACCGGTGATGAAAAGTGGATCACGTACGACAAGAACGTGCGAAAAAGTTCATGGTCCAAGGCCGGTCAGGCTTCACAGACTGTGGCGAAACCCGGGTTAACTCGCAACAAGGTGATGCTGTGTGTGTGGTGGGATTGGAAGGGCATTATTCATTATGAGCTGTTACCACCAGACAGGACCATCGATTCAGAACTACTGCGAACAACTGATAAGATTAAAGCAAGAAGTTGA